The following is a genomic window from Psychrobacter immobilis.
CGCCAGACCTTGAGTGGATAGCGTACGCGTGTCACTTTGACGACCTTTTACTTGTACCACATCAGTGTCGCTCATAAACAAACTGGCCACGCTCACCGCCGACGTTAGCACCCCGCCTGGATTATCACGCATATCGAGCAAGATACCTGTAATAGGTGCGTCTAGATCTATCAAGCCTTCCAAGAGTTTTTCACGGCTATTATTTTGAAAGGCAGGTAACTTGATAACAGCGATACCGTCAATGAGACTTGCCTCGACCGTTTGAGGGTGGCTGTTATTACGCTGCAAGGTGGTGGTATGTTTGCGGCGACCAGCTTTTGAGGTGATAACATCTACTTGCGTACCCGCAATCCCTGTCAAAAGTTGCTCGATATCGTTACTTTCTTTATCTTCATCAAGCTTGAAATCACCGACTTGATGCAAATAATCGCCAACCGCAATGCCCTTTTTATCTGCAGGCGATGCATCAATAACCTCTGTAATCACCCAATAGCCATCTGTAGGCTGATAATTGACTTTGATACCCACATCACCCACATCACCTTCGGTAAAGGCACGCAGATTTTCATAAGCCTCAGCATCTAAAAATTCAGCATGACTATCTAGCTTAGTCAACATACCACTCAACGCATTATTGAACAGCTCTTCATCGTTGACCGCATCTACATATTCACGGCGTACCAAATCTACTACCGCAACAAACGTCTTGAGCGTTTCTGGAGAAATGGCATTCAATGATACTTGCGCAACCTCAGGTGGAATACTGACATCGATCTCGTTCGTGTCATCGGTCAAGGCACTCTCATCTGCGACACTGTCTATCGAATCGTCAACTTGGTCGGCCGACTCAAGCATATCAGCGACATCTGATAAATTATTAGCGTCATCTTCTGTGGCTATCTCATCGTTATTTAAGCTAATCAGTTGTAGACTGGCGGTGGGATTATTGATGGTCGCATTAGCTGGTGACATCGCTGCTTGTGCGTACATACTAGCAGTGCTGAGCCCAAGCAGACCTATCATCAATGCAGGTTTAAAAATAGTCGGCGCAGTGAATACCTTCATTGCTTGTTTGCCCAATCGCTTCGTCACTGGTAAGCGCATAAAATAAATAGAACGCATAAGAGAACTCGTTTAATAATAGAATTATTTTTATAGATATATGGATAAATATTTATCTCATAAGATAGCATCAAGAGCCAGTCTAAGACTAGGAGAGTATTGCAAGTAACATTCACGATAACTGATATGATTTCATCAAATGATGAGTAGCGGTGTCAAGTTTGTTTAGCAGGCGAAATATCATGCTTACCCTTATTTTTCTCACTATCCAAACATTTAAAGATAATAAAGTCAGCCAAATATCTCTTAAAAAACAGATCAAAAAAAGGAGAGACAATAAATATCTCTCCCCTTTCTATTACTTCTAACAACGCTAGTAAGTTGTCAATATAATAGTATTAAGTGCCTGACTTACAACGCTGGAACCAGTAAGCTTTCGCCCGTCATTTCAGCAGGCTGCTCAATATCCATCAGCGCCAAAATAGTCGGTGCGACATCGCTCAACTTACCACGACTACGTACTTGTAGCTTTTTCTCACCCACATAAATGAGTGGCACATGTTCAGTGGTATGTTGAGTATGTACTTGACCGCTTTCGTAATCTTGCATCTGCTCACAGTTGCCATGATCTGCTGTGATAAGCATATCACCGCCAGCAGCGCGTACCGCTGACTCAATACGGCCAACACAGACATCTAGCGCCTCTACTGCTTTTACAGCCGCATCAAAAATCCCTGTATGCCCGACCATATCACCATTGGCATAATTGACAATTAACACGTCATATTTGCCTGATTCGATGGCAGCCACTAATTTATCAGTCACTTCAGGCGCACTCATCTCTGGTTTCAGATCATAAGTCGCCACATCTGGAGAGGGTACGAGAATACGTGTTTCACCCTCATACTCTTCTTCACGACCACCGCTAAAGAAAAACGTCACATGTGCGTATTTTTCAGTTTCAGCGATACGCAGCTGAGTTTTACCATTGTCTTGCAAATATTCGCCAAGCGTATTGGTCAATGACGTGGGATAA
Proteins encoded in this region:
- a CDS encoding S41 family peptidase, whose protein sequence is MRSIYFMRLPVTKRLGKQAMKVFTAPTIFKPALMIGLLGLSTASMYAQAAMSPANATINNPTASLQLISLNNDEIATEDDANNLSDVADMLESADQVDDSIDSVADESALTDDTNEIDVSIPPEVAQVSLNAISPETLKTFVAVVDLVRREYVDAVNDEELFNNALSGMLTKLDSHAEFLDAEAYENLRAFTEGDVGDVGIKVNYQPTDGYWVITEVIDASPADKKGIAVGDYLHQVGDFKLDEDKESNDIEQLLTGIAGTQVDVITSKAGRRKHTTTLQRNNSHPQTVEASLIDGIAVIKLPAFQNNSREKLLEGLIDLDAPITGILLDMRDNPGGVLTSAVSVASLFMSDTDVVQVKGRQSDTRTLSTQGLAILESLPVVVLQNRYSASAAEVLASSLQAQKRATIVGEVSYGKGSVQSVIPLNDEQAVKLTVANYMTASGNKIDGIGVEPDMTLSGSESTWEQQALALLKTKALDSGIRFVRKPAKVDQAVAGKRVQ